A stretch of Pomacea canaliculata isolate SZHN2017 linkage group LG6, ASM307304v1, whole genome shotgun sequence DNA encodes these proteins:
- the LOC112567155 gene encoding cytochrome P450 2U1-like, with the protein MDVVVNDWGAGVTLTVMPFIRHLPGDCLNLKRVVDNMQVMLYKLIKPFVDEHYRRYDEGTVDDFIGAYIREIHHHRNSQSGSPHINDINVLKVVLDVFIAGTETTSTAILWTLVYFLHHPDVQDKCYEEIHRVVGTERAPTIQDRSQLVYMEAVIMEVLRYANVFPLSFPHATPCDVEFGGYTIPKGTLVIPNLDSVMRDPETWGDPDRFRPERFIGEDGKLWRPEELIPFSTGRRRCMGEVLARMELFLYLSTMIQHFQFLPPETRELPPLQGLFGFSYIPVPFKVRAVPRMCLGKETFEEKQ; encoded by the exons ATGGATGTTGTTGTTAACGACTGGGGAGCTGGTGTCACACTCACTGTCATGCCTTTCATACGACACCTGCCTGGAGATTGCCTTAACTTGAAACGGGTTGTGGACAACATGCAGGTTATGCTGTATAAGCttattaaaccttttgtagACGAGCACTACCGTAGGTATGACGAGGGCACAGTGGACGACTTTATTGGCGCctacatcagagaaatacatcatcatcgcaaCAGTCAGTCAGGATCACCTCACATCAACG ATATTAACGTCCTTAAGGTAGTCCTCGACGTATTTATAGCTGGTACGGAGACGACCTCTACAGCTATCCTCTGGACTCTGGTTTActtccttcaccaccctgacgtgCAGGACAAGTGCTACGAGGAGATCCACAGAGTTGTCGGCACAGAGCGAGCGCCCACCATACAGGATAGATCGCAGTTAGTTTACATGGAGGCTGTCATCATGGAGGTTCTTCGTTATGCCAACGTTTTTCCACTAAGTTTCCCACATGCCACCCCATGTGACGTGGAGTTTGGCGGATACACGATCCCTAAGGGTACTTTAGTCATCCCCAACCTGGATTCTGTAATGAGAGATCCGGAGACCTGGGGTGACCCCGACAGATTCCGACCTGAACGTTTCATTGGAGAGGACGGGAAACTGTGGAGACCCGAAGAGTTAATTCCCTTCTCTACAG GTCGGCGCCGTTGCATGGGTGAGGTTCTTGCCAGAATggaattatttctatatttgtcaaCAATGATACAACACTTCCAATTCCTGCCTCCCGAAACTAGAGAGCTTCCACCATTGCAAGGTTTGTTTGGATTCAGCTATATTCCTGTACCTTTCAAGGTTCGAGCTGTGCCTAGGATGTGTCttggaaaagaaacatttgaagaaaaacaGTGA
- the LOC112567161 gene encoding cytochrome P450 18a1-like has protein sequence MTALLEMLDINTGLALGVVVLSLLWWLSVRRPAGAPPGPWLAVPLLGHLLLMMMKKDTRQQFAAWRRQYGDVFSLYLGSQLVVVLNGYKVIKDALVKNADAFSDRPNSFILDIITDSKGVLDTSGAVWKDQRKLL, from the exons ATGACAGCTCTACTGGAAATGCTCGACATCAACACAGGCCTTGCTTTAGGCGTTGtcgtgttgtcgttgttgtggtgGCTTTCCGTCAGACGACCTGCAGGTGCACCTCCAGGACCTTGGCTGGCTGTACCACTGCTGGGtcacctgctgctgatgatgatgaagaaagataCTCGGCAGCAGTTCGCAGCATGGCGACGACAGTACGGCGACGTGTTCAGTCTGTACCTGGGCagccagctggtggtggtgctcaacGGCTACAAAGTCATCAAGGATGCATTAGTAAAAAATGCCGACGCCTTCTCCGACAGGCCTAATAGTTTTATATTGGATATTATAACGGACAGCAAAG gagTTTTGGACACCTCTGGTGCGGTGTGGAAAGACCAAAGAAAGTTGCTATAG